ATTATTAGCTGATAACTATGGGAATGTCGTAcatttatttgaaagagaTTGTTCTGTGCAAAGAAGACATCAAAAGGTTGTCGAAGTCGCTCCAGCTAAGACGCTACCTCGTGAAGTTCGTAACTCCATCTTAACCGATGCAGTTAAATTAGCTAAGGAATGTGGATACAGAAATGCTGGTACTGCTGAATTCTTGGTGGATGATCAAAACAGAcattatttcattgaaattaatcCCAGAATCCAAGTTGAACATACTATTACAGAAGAAATTACCGgtattgatattgttgctgctcaaattcaaatagCTGCTGGTGCTTCCCTATCTCAATTGGGGCTTTTACAAGATAAGATTACTACAAGAGGGTTTGCTATCCAATGCCGTATCACCACTGAAGATCCATCTAAGAACTTTCAACCTGATACTGGTAGATTAGAGGTCTATAGATCAGCTGGTGGTAATGGTGTTAGATTAGACGGGGGTAATGCGTACGCTGGTGCTGTCATTTCTCCTCATTATGATTCTATGTTGGTTAAATGTTCTTGTTCTGGGTCAACCTATGAAATTGTTCGTCGTAAAATGATCCGTGCATTGATCGAATTCAGAATTAGAGGTGTGAAGACAAACATTCCATTCCTTTTGACATTACTAACGCATCCTGTCTTTATCGGAGGTGACTATTGGACTACTTTCATCGATGATACTCCACAACTGTTCGAAATGGTGTCCTCTCAAAATAGAGCACAAAAGTTATTACATTATTTGGCTGACCTCGCTGTCAATGGCTCTTCTATTAAAGGTCAAGTCGGTGTCCCAAGATTAACAAAGAGCCCAGATATCCCACATCTATATGATGCAGAAGGTAAGAAAATCAATGTATTGAACACACCGCCGCCCACTGGTTGGAGACAAGTCTTATTAGAGAAAGGTCCAGAAGAGTTTGCTAGACAAATTAGACAATTCCAAGGAACTTTATTAATGGACACTACATGGAGAGATGCTCATCAGTCTCTATTAGCCACAAGAGTGAGAACATACGACTTGGCTGCTATTGCTCCAACAACTGCTCATGCCTTATCAGGTGCATTCGCTCTTGAATGTTGGGGTGGTGCTACCTTTGATGTCGCAATGAGATTTTTACATGAAGATCCGTGGGATCGTTTAAGAACTCTAAGAAAGTTAGTTCCAAATATTCCATTCCAAATGTTATTACGTGGAGCCAATGGTGTGGCTTACTCTTCATTGCCAGATAATGCTATTGATCATTTCGTGAAACAAGCAAAGGATAATGGTGTAGATATATTTAGAGTCTTTGATGCCTTGAATGATTTGGATCAATTGAAAGTAGGTGTTGATGCAGTAAAGAAAGCTGGTGGTGTGGTAGAAGCTACTGTGTGCTACTCTGGTGATATGTTAGCAAAAGGCAAGAAATATAACCTGGATTACTATTTAGAAGTCACTGATAAGATTGTCCAAATGGGTACTCATTTCCTAGGTATTAAAGATATGGCAGGTACAATGAAACCAGCTGCTGCTAAGCTATTAATTGGATCAATTAGAGCTAAATATCCTGATTTACCAATCCACGTTCATACCCATGATTCAGCGGGTACTGCAGTCTCATCAATGACTGTAGCTGCTCTATCTGGCGCAGATGTTGTCGATGTTGCAATCAATTCTATGTCTGGTTTAACAGCACAGCCATCTATCAATGCTCTATTAGCATCTCTTGATGGTGAAATCAACACAGGTATTAATGTCCAGCATGTTCGTGACTTGGATGCTTACTGGGCGGAAATGAGATTACTGTACTCTTGTTTCGGTGCTGATTTGAAGGGACCTGACCCAGAAGTTTATCAACATGAAATTCCTGGTGGTCAACTAACCAACTTATTATTCCAAGCTCAACAACTGGGTCTAGGAGAACAATGGGCCGAAACGAAGAGAGCTTACAGAGACGCTAACTATCTATTAGGTGATATCGTTAAAGTTACTCCAACTTCTAAAGTTGTTGGTGATTTAGCACAATTCATGGTTACTAACAAATTGACCCCAGATGATGTTAAACGTTTGGCTAATTCATTAGATTTCCCAGATTCTGTTATGGATTTCTTTGAAGGTTTAATTGGTCAACCATACGGTGGATTCCCAGAACCATTAAGATCAGATATCTTgagaaataaaagaagaaaactGACATGCCGTCCAGGCTTGGAATTAGCTCCATTTGAACTATCGAAAATTAAGGAAGATCTTCAAACAAGATTTGGTGACATTGATGAATGTGACGTTGCTTCATATAACATGTATCCAAAGGTCTATGAAGATTTCCAAAAGATCAAGGAAACCTATGGTGATTTATCTGTTTTACCAACGAGAAGTTTCTTAGCTCCATTGGTAATTGACGAAGAGGTCGAAGTGACAATTGAACAAGGTAAAAACTTAATTATAAAGCTTCAGGCCATCGGTGATTTGCACAAGGCCACTGGTATTAGAGAAGTTTACTTCGAATTAAATGGTGAAATGAGAAAAATTCGTGTTGTTGACAGATCCCAAAAGATTGAATCTATTGCGAAGCCTAAGGCCGACGGTCATGATCCGTTCCAAATTGGTGCGCCAATGGCTGGTGTTATTGTGGAAGTTAAAGTTCACAAAGGGTCGCTGGTGAAAAAGGGTCAAGCAGTTGCTGTCTTGAGTGCTATGAAGATGGAGATGGTTATTTCTTCTCCTGCTGATGGCCAAGTTAAAGAGGTCTTAATCAACAGCGGGGAAAATGTTGAAGCTTCTGATTTACTGGTCGTCTTAGAAGATACTTCTTTGCCCACTGAAAAATAGGCTCTGagttaaaaatatacaaattCTATTGAACAGTTATAGACTCTACTTATCTATGTAACGTTAATTcttaaaattaatataaatataaacacTTAAACTGATGGTGGGCTATAGTTATAAAGTGCACCTTTGTAAACGAGCATAGAGCACAATTATCCAAAGAGGAAAAACTTCATTTCAAGTTTTGAGTACTATTTACGACAGTATAGAAATCATAAAATGGATTTCCCGAGGTTTATAGATATACAGATAATTCAACCAAACGCGACAGAACCACAATAACTTATTATCAACTCATCCTTGACTTTAAATTGCCTCCACAATTCCCCAACGATTTGTTGCGGGCTCGGAGCAAATGAGTTGTTCACATAGCAATAAATATTATCGACTTTCAGTCGTCTTTGAAGGAATATTAAAACCATCGAGAACGGTTGAGTACCAGAAATCTTACAAA
Above is a genomic segment from Naumovozyma dairenensis CBS 421 chromosome 6, complete genome containing:
- the PYC2 gene encoding pyruvate carboxylase 2 (similar to Saccharomyces cerevisiae PYC2 (YBR218C) and PYC1 (YGL062W); ancestral locus Anc_6.115), producing MRTVAIYSHEDRLSTHRLKADESYVIGEQGEFTPVGAYLAIDEIINIAKKHGVDFIHPGYGFLSENSEFAEKVAANGITWIGPPSSVIDSVGDKVSARNLAERANVPTVPGTPGPIKTSKEAEEFVAQYGYPVIIKAAFGGGGRGMRVVREGDDIADAFQRASSEALTAFGNGTCFVERFLNKPKHIEVQLLADNYGNVVHLFERDCSVQRRHQKVVEVAPAKTLPREVRNSILTDAVKLAKECGYRNAGTAEFLVDDQNRHYFIEINPRIQVEHTITEEITGIDIVAAQIQIAAGASLSQLGLLQDKITTRGFAIQCRITTEDPSKNFQPDTGRLEVYRSAGGNGVRLDGGNAYAGAVISPHYDSMLVKCSCSGSTYEIVRRKMIRALIEFRIRGVKTNIPFLLTLLTHPVFIGGDYWTTFIDDTPQLFEMVSSQNRAQKLLHYLADLAVNGSSIKGQVGVPRLTKSPDIPHLYDAEGKKINVLNTPPPTGWRQVLLEKGPEEFARQIRQFQGTLLMDTTWRDAHQSLLATRVRTYDLAAIAPTTAHALSGAFALECWGGATFDVAMRFLHEDPWDRLRTLRKLVPNIPFQMLLRGANGVAYSSLPDNAIDHFVKQAKDNGVDIFRVFDALNDLDQLKVGVDAVKKAGGVVEATVCYSGDMLAKGKKYNLDYYLEVTDKIVQMGTHFLGIKDMAGTMKPAAAKLLIGSIRAKYPDLPIHVHTHDSAGTAVSSMTVAALSGADVVDVAINSMSGLTAQPSINALLASLDGEINTGINVQHVRDLDAYWAEMRLLYSCFGADLKGPDPEVYQHEIPGGQLTNLLFQAQQLGLGEQWAETKRAYRDANYLLGDIVKVTPTSKVVGDLAQFMVTNKLTPDDVKRLANSLDFPDSVMDFFEGLIGQPYGGFPEPLRSDILRNKRRKLTCRPGLELAPFELSKIKEDLQTRFGDIDECDVASYNMYPKVYEDFQKIKETYGDLSVLPTRSFLAPLVIDEEVEVTIEQGKNLIIKLQAIGDLHKATGIREVYFELNGEMRKIRVVDRSQKIESIAKPKADGHDPFQIGAPMAGVIVEVKVHKGSLVKKGQAVAVLSAMKMEMVISSPADGQVKEVLINSGENVEASDLLVVLEDTSLPTEK